The Methanothrix sp. genome contains the following window.
GATTCCTGAGCCAGGAGGATACTGCCAGCGCGGCTGCTGTTTACACCGGGGTGGTAATGGAGATCCTCTCCAGGTACGAGGAGTTCCAGGATGCTGAAGGGCTGCTATGCGAGGTGGTGCAGGAGTGTGCTGAGGGGCTGGGACTCTGTCTGGATGGCTCTGATGATACAGCACTCAGGGAAGAGATTCTGCGGACGCTCTTCGAGATCATAAGCTTGGACACAGATCTCGGCAGGGTCTGGCTGAGCGATGATGTGGTCGAGATCGTCTTAAAGCATGCATCTCCTGAGGAGCGGCGTGTCTTCGCATCCTGGGTTCGGGAAGCATCCGCTGGCGATGCAATGGGTGACTGGCAGCGCCGCAAATGCGGAGAGCTTCTGCTCAAGCTGGAGGGCGAGGATCTGGATGATGAGAAATTCCTTGAGCTCTGCCGGAAGATGGGGCTTCTGGAGCATCTGGTGGATCGACTGCTTTCGCTCGGGCGGCTGGATGAGGCAGTCGCCGAGACGAAAGGAGGGGATAACAAGAGGCTGCTCAGGCTGGCGGATATCTTCGTGGCCCGTGGGCATGGTGGCATCGCAGAGCGACTTGTTGCGGAGCAGGTTGAGGCCACCGGCAGCTGGAGCATGATGGACTGGCTCAAAAACCGGTGCCTGGAGACTGGCGATCTCTCTCGAGCTTTGGAGCTGGGCAGGCGGCTCTTTCTGGTTCAACCTACGTTTTCAAGGTATCAGGATGTGCGGGACATCGCCCTGAAGCTCGGTGCATGGGAGCATCTGAGAGCGCAGCTGCTTGATCCTCTGATCTCCAGCGGCAGAGATGATCTGCTCCTCAGGATCTATCTGGACGATGGGGAGATGGAGAGGGCGATAGAATCTGCAAAGATGCTTTTAGGCAGACATGCTCTCAAGACATGGGATGCAGATCTCATCGAGAATGTTGCACGGGCAGCGGAGGACGAGCGCATGGGTGCTGCTCTGGAGATCTACCGTGGCCTGGCGGAGAAGCTGATCAGCATGCGCGGACGGGACAACTACCAGCGGGCATGTGTAAATCTGATACGCATGCGTGATCTCTGCCAGCGCTCGGGGAAGAGCGAGGAATGGGACGGATACATACTAGATCTCCGCGAGCGCAACCGGAGACTCCCTGCGCTGAGGGAGGAGATGGAGAGGGCTGGGCTGTAGGTTCTTATGGTTCACAGCCTGGCTGACTGTCATCGATTTTATACCCCTCTCTCTCTGAAT
Protein-coding sequences here:
- a CDS encoding SWIM zinc finger family protein, coding for MLPYLSEDDVRVLVGSRSFERGYRYFLEGAVFDARLQGMTIRACCEGSQPEPYRVRVTFDSDGIGESHCSCPVGEDGDCKHIAALLLTWIHRPEEFREVEDLDVVLGRMSREELIALVRRMLAQRPELEVLLISPSEGGRHMPVKPEVYRSRAAAVFRHADYGWGVEEAIASGLEGILEAGSGFLSQEDTASAAAVYTGVVMEILSRYEEFQDAEGLLCEVVQECAEGLGLCLDGSDDTALREEILRTLFEIISLDTDLGRVWLSDDVVEIVLKHASPEERRVFASWVREASAGDAMGDWQRRKCGELLLKLEGEDLDDEKFLELCRKMGLLEHLVDRLLSLGRLDEAVAETKGGDNKRLLRLADIFVARGHGGIAERLVAEQVEATGSWSMMDWLKNRCLETGDLSRALELGRRLFLVQPTFSRYQDVRDIALKLGAWEHLRAQLLDPLISSGRDDLLLRIYLDDGEMERAIESAKMLLGRHALKTWDADLIENVARAAEDERMGAALEIYRGLAEKLISMRGRDNYQRACVNLIRMRDLCQRSGKSEEWDGYILDLRERNRRLPALREEMERAGL